A region of Chloracidobacterium sp. DNA encodes the following proteins:
- a CDS encoding response regulator transcription factor — protein MPILIAEDNDAQRQYLGALLTKEFPSHMPLIEAQDGESAVNLAIEQRPVLSILDIQMPKLSGVKAARTIWRSFPEARVIFWTQFPHEIYINEIRKIVRSVTPQPTYGFIHKNNPEDRFLRFVAAVLEDGADMIDPAFKDSFQRPLLTEFETEALRYLALGLSNWAIARKCSLSLRGVESRLATLYEKLFPESSAGTENEAYDKLAYNTRTRAFFESLRRGLINSDELEKDENELAEWLERDRERFTKEK, from the coding sequence ATGCCGATCCTGATAGCCGAAGATAATGATGCGCAGCGACAATATCTCGGAGCGCTTTTAACAAAAGAATTTCCGTCGCACATGCCACTCATCGAGGCGCAGGATGGCGAATCAGCCGTGAACCTCGCGATCGAGCAGCGCCCCGTTCTTTCTATTCTTGATATTCAAATGCCAAAGCTGTCCGGCGTAAAAGCGGCGCGGACGATCTGGCGGTCGTTTCCCGAGGCCCGAGTGATCTTCTGGACGCAGTTTCCACACGAAATTTACATTAACGAGATACGCAAGATCGTTCGCTCGGTTACGCCGCAGCCGACGTACGGTTTTATTCACAAAAATAATCCGGAGGATCGTTTCTTGAGATTCGTCGCCGCCGTGCTCGAGGACGGCGCGGATATGATCGACCCGGCATTTAAAGATTCGTTTCAGCGTCCGCTGTTGACGGAATTTGAGACCGAGGCTTTAAGATATTTGGCGCTCGGCCTTTCAAATTGGGCGATCGCTCGTAAATGCAGCCTGAGCTTGCGCGGTGTCGAGAGCCGGCTTGCGACGCTGTACGAAAAGCTTTTCCCTGAGAGTTCCGCGGGAACGGAAAACGAGGCTTATGACAAGCTCGCCTACAACACCCGCACCCGAGCATTTTTTGAATCTCTGAGGCGCGGCTTGATCAATAGCGATGAACTCGAAAAAGACGAGAACGAACTCGCTGAGTGGCTTGAGCGAGATCGTGAGCGGTTTACCAAGGAGAAGTAA
- a CDS encoding carboxypeptidase regulatory-like domain-containing protein: MLRKRATKFVVPIIIVIIISTFGIAANAAGSPFLDSIRDFFGYQQTLTNNLWSRPNNPTSPAVEPMMFGDPAILTWNTFGNLGTETTEPSTTNDANLSAANLTQGTITAAANGNRFGGNNWFDTGDTNPTTLAESVAGNDYIQFIVTPNAGFSFTPTSFVFVWDRSSTGPSSVTLRSSADGFTADLGTVTGIVSAAFATNTITISGLSNLSTATTFRLYGYGGTATTGTGGLDINVNADNVFLNGTTQSLSTPTNTPTDTPTPATTNTATATNTATFTPTPVTATVFVLNEVEVDTPNLAFEACQYAEVRGTAGEILPANTYFVSVDGDSGQFGVINYIANIGGTVFGANGTITVITDTDTCAGRSYTGSTVVSTNSIAMGFGAETYMIASSTTTLTEGQDIDVDNNGVIDAGFGITAIDGIGWIYNQANNVVYGGAPVLKEGDIDLPGAATRFDGNSAINSFAAWFWGDVVGADNSTTYGGQLSVNFPLDGGSPCGVLTPGAPNTQSGTCLAPTPTATSTATETSTPTNTATATSTATATNTPTPADTPSIAGTITYGNPASPTLKFISNAQVTSTVGSPVVTDNTDAPGGTAGQYTLTGFGAGNYTIGVTKTTGANGVSSADAARIAQHVSGLSLITAPRQLIAADVTNNGALSSTDAAQIARFVSGLGAPVGLTGQWRFFVPSVTQPTFPIGASPTTRSYTDPIGVQTGQDYIGILVGETTGNWAAGPLRPAAGPERSTAVDLPRLVTPADSEVIIPVSVNGAVNKGILSYEFELRYDPTVIQPQAEPVELAGTVSRGLTAVANPNEPGLLRVVMYGAYPIDSNGLLLNLKFTAVGAPGSVSPLTWEGVMFNEGDPGTLATDGTVELSASAPNQAELTGRVVNTMGQGIANARVTLTDTTTGATRSAMSNGFGAYRFGGLTVGQTYTISVDSKHSAFAPLTVSITGQSVNTDMIAAQ; this comes from the coding sequence ATGTTACGCAAAAGAGCAACAAAATTTGTAGTACCTATTATTATCGTTATCATAATTTCAACATTTGGAATAGCCGCAAACGCCGCAGGATCTCCGTTTTTGGATTCGATCCGCGATTTTTTTGGCTATCAACAAACTCTAACTAACAATCTTTGGTCACGACCAAACAACCCGACATCGCCAGCAGTGGAACCGATGATGTTTGGAGACCCAGCGATCCTTACATGGAATACGTTCGGCAATCTCGGAACGGAGACGACGGAGCCGAGTACCACAAACGACGCAAACCTATCGGCCGCCAACCTAACGCAAGGAACGATAACAGCCGCGGCGAATGGGAATCGTTTTGGTGGTAATAACTGGTTTGATACGGGCGATACAAACCCGACAACTTTGGCTGAGTCGGTTGCCGGTAATGACTACATTCAGTTTATTGTTACTCCCAACGCAGGGTTTTCTTTCACCCCTACGTCTTTTGTTTTTGTTTGGGATCGATCTAGTACCGGACCAAGCAGCGTTACTTTGCGGTCTTCGGCTGATGGTTTCACCGCAGACCTTGGCACTGTCACCGGAATTGTTAGCGCCGCCTTTGCAACAAACACGATCACCATTTCAGGTTTAAGCAACCTGTCCACAGCCACAACTTTTCGGCTTTATGGTTACGGTGGCACCGCGACAACCGGAACAGGCGGCCTTGATATAAATGTCAATGCCGACAACGTGTTCCTAAACGGCACAACGCAGTCACTCTCAACGCCGACAAACACGCCGACGGATACTCCGACACCGGCAACAACCAACACGGCAACGGCAACGAACACGGCAACATTCACACCGACGCCGGTGACAGCGACAGTCTTCGTACTGAACGAAGTAGAAGTGGACACGCCGAATCTGGCCTTTGAAGCGTGTCAATATGCGGAAGTGCGTGGAACAGCTGGTGAAATACTTCCGGCAAACACATACTTCGTATCGGTTGACGGTGATTCGGGACAGTTTGGCGTCATCAACTATATTGCAAATATCGGAGGCACGGTCTTCGGTGCAAACGGAACGATCACGGTCATAACAGATACGGATACCTGTGCGGGCCGCAGCTATACGGGCTCGACAGTTGTTTCAACGAACAGTATCGCGATGGGCTTTGGAGCCGAGACGTACATGATCGCTTCGTCAACAACAACACTGACAGAAGGACAGGACATTGACGTTGACAACAACGGAGTGATCGATGCCGGATTCGGAATCACGGCGATCGACGGAATCGGCTGGATCTACAATCAGGCGAATAACGTAGTCTATGGCGGTGCACCGGTACTCAAGGAAGGCGACATCGATCTTCCGGGAGCGGCGACACGCTTTGATGGCAACAGTGCGATCAACAGCTTCGCCGCGTGGTTCTGGGGTGACGTGGTCGGTGCCGACAACTCGACGACATACGGCGGACAGCTGAGTGTGAACTTCCCGCTTGACGGTGGTAGTCCGTGCGGTGTGTTGACACCGGGAGCACCGAACACGCAGTCGGGAACATGTTTAGCACCGACGCCGACGGCAACTTCAACGGCAACAGAAACCTCAACCCCGACAAATACTGCTACGGCGACAAGCACGGCGACGGCAACGAACACGCCGACGCCTGCGGACACACCGTCAATCGCCGGAACGATAACATACGGTAACCCTGCATCGCCGACCCTGAAGTTCATCTCGAACGCACAGGTGACAAGCACGGTAGGATCGCCGGTCGTTACGGATAACACGGATGCACCGGGCGGAACAGCAGGACAGTATACGCTAACCGGCTTTGGTGCTGGCAACTACACGATCGGCGTGACGAAGACAACCGGAGCAAACGGTGTTTCATCCGCCGACGCTGCAAGGATCGCTCAGCATGTTTCCGGCCTTTCGCTTATCACCGCTCCTCGCCAGCTGATTGCAGCAGACGTAACGAATAACGGAGCACTGTCGTCAACCGACGCTGCACAGATCGCAAGGTTTGTGTCAGGGCTTGGAGCACCTGTAGGCCTGACTGGCCAATGGAGGTTCTTCGTTCCGAGCGTAACACAACCGACATTCCCGATCGGAGCATCACCGACGACAAGGAGCTACACGGATCCGATCGGTGTTCAGACCGGACAGGACTACATCGGTATCCTTGTGGGCGAGACGACGGGTAACTGGGCAGCAGGTCCGCTTCGACCGGCCGCAGGGCCTGAGAGAAGCACGGCAGTTGATCTGCCGCGTCTTGTCACGCCAGCGGACAGCGAAGTGATCATCCCTGTTTCGGTTAACGGAGCGGTGAATAAGGGAATCCTCTCTTATGAGTTCGAACTCCGATACGACCCGACAGTGATCCAGCCTCAGGCAGAGCCTGTGGAACTGGCAGGAACGGTGAGCCGCGGCTTAACAGCTGTTGCCAACCCGAACGAGCCTGGACTGTTGAGAGTGGTCATGTACGGAGCGTATCCGATCGACAGCAACGGATTGTTGCTCAACCTCAAGTTCACGGCAGTCGGAGCACCTGGCTCGGTATCGCCGCTTACTTGGGAGGGAGTGATGTTCAACGAAGGCGATCCTGGAACGCTTGCAACGGACGGAACGGTTGAATTGTCAGCCTCGGCACCAAACCAGGCCGAGCTGACAGGCCGTGTGGTCAACACAATGGGACAGGGCATTGCAAATGCCCGCGTCACATTGACGGACACCACCACGGGAGCAACCCGTTCTGCAATGTCGAATGGATTCGGAGCATATCGTTTCGGAGGGCTGACAGTCGGCCAGACGTACACGATCAGCGTCGATTCCAAGCACTCGGCATTCGCCCCGCTGACGGTCAGCATCACCGGCCAGTCAGTCAACACAGACATGATCGCTGCTCAGTAA
- a CDS encoding VWA domain-containing protein, whose product MKKNNSSHNVPRLILLLFMTAFLSFSASAQVRAQEDKTLSPYFFVKGDPSIDQLPLKDTRVDIAVSGVIADVRVVQTYRNEGTRPFNATYFFPASTRAAVYSMRMKIGNQVIVAKIKEREKAAEEFETAKKEGKSASLLEESRPNVFSMKLANIMPNDQIDIELRYTELLIPTNGIYEVVYPTVVGPRYPSKGDDNAPKSGPVNAAYLRQGNSGPSRLHISTRISAGVPIEDVTCISHQITTDWPSRSVAQLILDDADPFQGNRDFVVRYRLAGDQIKSGLILFQHEDENFFLYMAQPPQRVKAEGIPPREFIFVVDVSGSMEGFPLDTAKQLLVNLIGGLRAQDYFNVVLFAGDSTTLSQVPLQANRENITLALDLLSRQRGAGGTELLPAVQQAMSLPRGQGISRSIVLITDGYISGEKGVFDHIRANLNQCGVFSFGIGSSVNRYLIEGVAKAGMGEPFIVTEPSEAAATAENFREYIQSPVLSDIKLRAAGFDVYDVFPAHIPDMLAQRPLIVFGKWRGPVGGTFELTGKTGAGDYSNTLDVAGVQADSDDPALRYLWARNRIAELSDYGSEYLADDKVKEITSLGLKYNLLTPYTSFIAVREKIVNPSGSADDVSQPLPLPLGVSDMAVGSEPELVWLFASLALIAMFLIIRRRRNRFTGPGSRYLAR is encoded by the coding sequence ATGAAAAAAAATAATAGTTCGCATAATGTACCACGTTTGATTCTGTTGCTGTTTATGACAGCGTTTCTTTCCTTTTCCGCCTCGGCCCAGGTTAGGGCCCAAGAGGATAAAACCCTTTCCCCGTACTTTTTTGTAAAAGGCGATCCAAGTATCGATCAACTTCCGCTCAAAGATACTCGCGTCGATATCGCTGTGTCGGGCGTTATTGCCGATGTCAGGGTCGTCCAGACGTATCGAAATGAGGGCACGCGTCCGTTTAATGCAACCTATTTCTTTCCGGCCTCGACGCGGGCCGCGGTTTACTCGATGCGGATGAAGATCGGCAATCAGGTCATAGTTGCAAAGATCAAGGAACGCGAAAAGGCAGCGGAAGAATTTGAAACTGCAAAAAAAGAAGGCAAGAGCGCGTCGCTGCTGGAGGAAAGCCGGCCCAACGTGTTTTCGATGAAGCTCGCCAACATCATGCCAAATGACCAGATCGACATTGAACTTCGCTACACGGAGTTGTTGATTCCTACCAACGGCATCTACGAAGTGGTCTATCCGACCGTCGTAGGGCCGCGCTATCCGTCGAAGGGTGACGACAACGCCCCGAAAAGCGGCCCCGTGAATGCCGCGTACTTGCGCCAAGGGAACAGCGGACCGAGCAGGCTTCACATTTCAACCAGGATCTCGGCCGGCGTACCCATTGAAGACGTGACTTGCATATCGCACCAGATTACAACCGACTGGCCTAGCAGGAGCGTGGCTCAGTTGATCTTGGACGACGCTGACCCGTTCCAGGGAAACCGCGACTTTGTCGTTCGTTATCGTTTGGCCGGGGATCAGATTAAATCAGGGCTGATCCTGTTCCAGCATGAGGATGAGAATTTCTTTCTCTATATGGCCCAGCCGCCGCAACGAGTGAAGGCCGAGGGCATTCCGCCGCGAGAGTTCATTTTTGTAGTTGACGTGTCGGGCTCAATGGAAGGTTTTCCGCTCGACACGGCAAAACAACTCCTGGTAAACCTGATCGGTGGTTTACGGGCACAGGATTATTTCAATGTCGTGCTATTCGCGGGCGATTCGACGACCCTCTCCCAAGTGCCGCTCCAGGCAAATCGCGAGAACATCACCCTCGCGCTTGACCTGCTAAGTAGACAACGCGGCGCCGGCGGTACCGAGCTGTTGCCCGCTGTCCAACAAGCTATGAGCCTGCCGCGGGGGCAAGGCATTTCGAGAAGTATCGTTCTTATAACTGACGGTTATATCTCGGGCGAAAAAGGAGTTTTTGATCATATTCGCGCAAACCTCAATCAATGCGGCGTGTTCTCTTTCGGCATCGGCTCGTCGGTGAATCGTTACCTGATCGAGGGCGTCGCCAAGGCGGGAATGGGCGAACCTTTTATCGTCACCGAGCCGTCGGAGGCGGCCGCAACGGCAGAAAACTTTCGGGAATATATTCAGTCGCCGGTGCTTTCGGATATAAAACTTCGTGCGGCAGGTTTTGATGTCTATGACGTATTTCCGGCACACATACCCGACATGCTTGCGCAACGGCCGTTGATCGTCTTTGGCAAATGGCGCGGGCCCGTTGGCGGAACATTCGAGCTGACCGGAAAAACGGGTGCGGGCGACTATTCGAACACTCTAGACGTCGCCGGTGTTCAAGCGGACAGCGACGATCCGGCGCTGAGGTATCTATGGGCACGAAACCGTATAGCCGAGCTTTCGGATTACGGGAGCGAATACCTTGCGGATGACAAAGTGAAGGAGATCACCTCGCTCGGCCTCAAATACAACTTGTTGACACCGTATACATCGTTTATTGCGGTCCGTGAAAAGATAGTCAATCCGAGCGGTTCTGCGGACGATGTCAGCCAACCCCTGCCTCTACCGCTCGGCGTCAGCGATATGGCGGTCGGCAGCGAACCCGAACTTGTTTGGCTGTTCGCCTCACTCGCATTAATAGCAATGTTTTTGATAATCCGAAGGCGCCGGAACCGTTTTACCGGTCCAGGGTCTCGCTATCTGGCAAGGTGA
- the xrtK gene encoding exosortase K: MKPLDRLTAIGQLIVVLLIGAAIKLFYSTASVNDLLWILAPTRLLVGLTTGVGFTFESYSGYMSTDHSFLIAAPCSGVNFMITAFLVLALGKLWRYRSRSIGFSFIPLSLVFAYLTTIVANTVRISTALYIRRLDRELIWLNPKELHRFEGIVIYFGFLLILFIVSENAGPDVQTRPNRSWARLWRYLLPLAIYYVVTIGGPLANGALRRGPVASDFWHHSLFVLLTPIILLFPIAVIGLLKNPLFRSLIGCQKTN; encoded by the coding sequence ATGAAACCACTAGACAGATTGACAGCTATCGGGCAGTTGATCGTCGTGCTGCTTATCGGCGCGGCGATCAAGCTGTTCTATTCGACGGCAAGCGTTAACGACCTACTTTGGATCCTCGCTCCCACCCGCTTACTGGTAGGCCTGACGACGGGCGTCGGATTTACATTCGAATCTTACTCAGGCTACATGAGCACCGATCATTCATTTTTGATCGCTGCCCCATGCTCCGGTGTGAATTTTATGATCACCGCATTCCTCGTGCTCGCTCTTGGTAAACTGTGGAGATACCGGTCACGGAGCATCGGTTTCAGTTTCATTCCGCTTTCGCTTGTCTTCGCTTACCTGACGACGATCGTTGCCAATACAGTCAGGATCTCGACCGCACTTTACATTCGCAGGCTGGACCGTGAGCTGATCTGGTTAAACCCCAAGGAACTGCATCGGTTCGAAGGGATCGTTATCTACTTTGGCTTTCTGCTGATACTGTTTATTGTGAGCGAAAATGCGGGTCCGGATGTTCAAACACGTCCGAATAGAAGCTGGGCGCGGCTTTGGCGATATTTGCTTCCGCTCGCGATCTACTATGTGGTGACGATCGGCGGTCCGCTTGCCAATGGGGCTTTGCGTCGCGGCCCGGTGGCCTCTGACTTCTGGCATCATTCGCTTTTCGTATTGCTTACGCCAATAATACTGCTGTTTCCTATTGCCGTTATCGGTCTGCTAAAAAATCCACTATTTCGGTCCCTTATTGGGTGTCAAAAAACCAATTGA
- a CDS encoding peptidylprolyl isomerase → MRWKILLPFSLIVAVLFGGVWWLQDSRAKAAKLESQILKKITAEEIVSVLKSQESSDPEKTRAVVASPESRKVFLKGLREYLSLASRARREGLADDPNYKLNLENKTRALLAGMYQAKLGAEQKIGKITQDQIDAFWSDQSNEDQFKREFDAVAAIQRTAAEYMESNTGVNLPTSGEALEKTRIGWAKTKITADLAMADGEFMALPVVKLRREILEAGILSTNVMSKHWLANIKASEADIKKYLSEHPEYDLSAKRVLAEKLLQRVRGGEDISKLAKEFSEDRGSRDQGGQYSDFAAGGLWIEIENAARGLKKGEIADRLIESKDGWHVLQLVNTTGTGSDTKLTIKHILIQKRFEDPNSARVVSSAPSPFKTPTEIAKGEVERAKRQTFIDGIIAAEKIELPEDFEFEMTPSASGE, encoded by the coding sequence ATGAGATGGAAAATATTATTGCCTTTTAGTTTGATAGTCGCTGTTTTGTTCGGCGGTGTTTGGTGGCTTCAGGACTCCCGTGCAAAGGCTGCGAAGCTGGAATCACAAATTCTAAAGAAAATTACCGCTGAGGAGATCGTATCCGTGCTGAAAAGTCAGGAATCGAGCGATCCGGAAAAAACGAGAGCGGTAGTAGCATCTCCTGAATCGCGAAAAGTTTTTCTCAAAGGCCTGCGTGAATACCTCTCACTGGCATCCCGTGCCAGACGAGAGGGATTGGCTGACGATCCGAATTACAAGCTAAATCTTGAGAACAAAACCAGAGCTCTGCTTGCTGGAATGTACCAAGCGAAACTTGGTGCGGAACAAAAGATAGGGAAAATCACTCAGGATCAGATTGACGCCTTTTGGTCTGATCAGTCGAATGAGGATCAGTTCAAACGAGAATTCGATGCGGTCGCAGCGATTCAGCGAACAGCGGCCGAGTATATGGAAAGCAATACGGGCGTAAATCTTCCAACATCCGGCGAAGCCCTCGAAAAAACCCGCATTGGTTGGGCTAAGACTAAGATAACGGCCGATTTGGCAATGGCTGACGGCGAGTTTATGGCACTTCCGGTTGTAAAGCTTAGGAGGGAAATACTAGAGGCCGGGATTTTGTCAACCAACGTCATGTCAAAACACTGGCTGGCAAACATAAAAGCGTCTGAGGCGGACATAAAAAAATATCTCAGCGAGCATCCTGAGTATGATCTTTCGGCTAAACGGGTTTTGGCGGAAAAATTACTTCAGCGAGTGCGCGGCGGCGAAGACATATCGAAACTGGCTAAAGAGTTTAGCGAAGATCGCGGCTCGCGCGATCAGGGTGGCCAATACTCCGACTTTGCTGCCGGCGGGCTTTGGATTGAGATCGAGAATGCGGCCCGCGGATTGAAGAAAGGCGAGATCGCCGACCGATTGATAGAGAGTAAGGACGGTTGGCACGTTCTTCAACTGGTGAACACAACCGGAACAGGCTCTGACACAAAACTGACAATAAAACACATTCTGATCCAGAAACGCTTTGAGGATCCGAATTCCGCCCGCGTAGTCTCATCAGCTCCGTCACCGTTCAAAACGCCTACTGAGATCGCAAAAGGTGAAGTAGAAAGAGCAAAAAGACAGACGTTTATTGACGGAATTATAGCGGCTGAAAAGATTGAATTACCCGAAGACTTTGAATTTGAAATGACGCCTTCAGCATCAGGCGAATGA